A single genomic interval of Microbacterium sp. BLY harbors:
- the fdxA gene encoding ferredoxin, translating to MTYVIALPCVDVKDRACIDECPVDCIYEGERSLYIHPDECVDCGACEPVCPVEAIYYEDDLPDEWQDYYKANVEFFDEIGSPGGAAKVGVYPFDHPIIAALPPQGE from the coding sequence GTGACGTATGTGATCGCCCTCCCGTGCGTCGATGTCAAGGATCGCGCCTGCATCGACGAGTGCCCCGTTGACTGCATCTACGAGGGCGAACGGTCGCTCTACATCCACCCCGACGAGTGCGTGGACTGCGGAGCGTGCGAGCCGGTGTGTCCCGTCGAGGCGATCTACTACGAGGACGACCTGCCCGACGAGTGGCAGGACTACTACAAGGCCAACGTCGAGTTCTTCGACGAGATCGGCTCGCCCGGTGGCGCCGCGAAGGTCGGCGTCTACCCGTTCGACCACCCGATCATCGCCGCGCTCCCGCCGCAGGGCGAGTAG
- the dapC gene encoding succinyldiaminopimelate transaminase → MSVRDLADYPWDAVVPYRERASRHPDGLVDLSVGSPVDPTPEVIRQALAEATDAHAYPQTVGTPALREAIVDWYARRRGVPDLRVDNVLPTIGSKELVALLPTLLGLGAGDIVVHPRVAYPTYDVGARVAGATPVAADDPADWPEGAKLIWINTPGNPDGRTWTVDELAAAVQRARDLGAVLASDECYAELGWDGPWADEPIPSVLDPRVTGGTRANLLSVYSLSKQSNLAGYRAAFVAGCARVVGELLTARKHLGLMPPAPVQQAMVVALGDDAHVAAQKELYRERRALLFPAVEAAGFRIDGSQAGLYLWATEGRDAWESMGRLADLGILAGPGHFYGASSPAHVRLSLTAPTDRVAEAARRLRGADL, encoded by the coding sequence GTGAGCGTCCGCGACCTCGCCGACTACCCGTGGGATGCCGTCGTCCCGTACCGCGAGCGCGCGTCCCGGCATCCGGATGGCCTCGTCGACCTCTCCGTCGGCTCGCCCGTCGACCCCACGCCGGAGGTCATCCGGCAGGCGCTCGCCGAAGCGACCGATGCGCACGCCTATCCGCAGACGGTCGGCACCCCCGCGCTCCGCGAGGCGATCGTCGACTGGTATGCCCGCCGCCGCGGCGTCCCGGACCTCCGGGTCGACAACGTGCTGCCCACGATCGGCTCCAAGGAGCTCGTGGCACTGCTGCCGACGCTGCTGGGCCTCGGCGCCGGAGACATCGTGGTGCACCCCCGCGTCGCGTATCCGACCTACGACGTCGGTGCGCGGGTGGCGGGGGCGACGCCGGTCGCCGCCGACGACCCGGCCGACTGGCCGGAGGGCGCCAAGCTCATCTGGATCAACACCCCCGGCAACCCGGACGGTCGCACGTGGACCGTCGACGAGCTCGCCGCCGCCGTGCAGCGGGCGCGGGACCTGGGCGCCGTGCTGGCGAGCGACGAGTGCTACGCCGAACTGGGCTGGGACGGTCCGTGGGCCGATGAGCCCATCCCGTCGGTGCTCGACCCCCGGGTGACCGGCGGCACGCGGGCGAACCTCCTCAGCGTCTACTCGCTGAGCAAGCAGTCCAATCTCGCGGGATACCGAGCGGCCTTCGTCGCCGGATGCGCCCGCGTGGTGGGGGAGCTCCTCACCGCACGCAAGCACCTCGGCCTCATGCCGCCGGCACCCGTGCAACAGGCGATGGTCGTCGCGCTCGGCGACGATGCGCACGTCGCGGCGCAGAAGGAGCTTTACCGCGAGCGGCGGGCCCTGCTGTTCCCCGCCGTCGAGGCCGCCGGCTTCCGCATCGACGGGTCGCAGGCCGGGCTCTACCTCTGGGCGACGGAGGGACGCGACGCCTGGGAGTCGATGGGGCGTCTGGCCGACCTGGGCATCCTCGCCGGACCCGGGCACTTCTACGGTGCATCGTCACCTGCGCACGTGCGGCTGTCGCTGACGGCGCCGACCGACCGCGTCGCCGAGGCTGCTCGGCGCCTGCGCGGAGCAGATCTGTAG
- a CDS encoding citrate synthase, with protein sequence MSAAADQTAKLTIGDTTAEFPLVRGTAGHDSIDFSTLTRQTGYTGLDYGFVNTASTKSDITFIDGDKGILRYRGYPIEQLAGSTSYLEVAWLLIYGELPSASELAEFDEKIRRHTLLHEDLKRFFSALPHTAHPMSVLSSAVAALSTYYEGQTDPHNPEHVELNTIRMLAKLPVIAAYAHKKSVGQAFLYPDNSLGFVENFLKLNFGVNSEPYEINPTMVKALELLLILHEDHEQNASTSTVRLVGSTGANQFASVSAGIQALSGPLHGGANEAVLTMLGQIRDSGQSVSRFVERVKNKEEGVKLMGFGHRVYKNYDPRAKLVKEAADEVLSSLGVTDPLLDLAKELEEIALADDYFRERRLYPNVDFYTGVIYKAMGFPTRMFTVLFAIGRLPGWLAQWRELQLDPQTKIGRPQQLYTGSPERSFPTR encoded by the coding sequence GTGAGCGCTGCGGCAGACCAGACGGCGAAGCTGACGATCGGTGACACCACCGCCGAATTCCCCCTGGTGCGCGGGACGGCGGGCCACGACAGCATCGACTTCTCGACGCTGACCCGCCAGACCGGTTACACCGGGCTCGACTACGGCTTCGTCAACACGGCCTCCACCAAGTCGGACATCACCTTCATCGACGGCGACAAGGGCATCCTGCGGTACCGCGGGTATCCGATCGAGCAGCTCGCCGGCAGCACCAGCTACCTCGAGGTCGCCTGGCTGCTCATCTACGGCGAGCTGCCCTCCGCATCCGAGCTGGCCGAGTTCGACGAGAAGATCCGCCGTCACACGCTGCTGCACGAAGACCTCAAGCGCTTCTTCTCCGCTCTGCCGCACACGGCGCACCCCATGTCGGTCCTGTCCTCCGCCGTCGCCGCACTCTCCACGTACTACGAGGGCCAGACGGACCCGCACAACCCCGAGCACGTCGAGCTGAACACCATCCGCATGCTCGCCAAGCTCCCGGTCATCGCGGCGTACGCGCACAAGAAGAGCGTCGGGCAGGCGTTCCTCTACCCCGACAACTCGCTCGGCTTCGTGGAGAACTTCCTCAAGCTGAACTTCGGCGTGAACTCCGAGCCGTACGAGATCAACCCGACGATGGTGAAGGCGCTGGAGCTGCTGCTCATCCTCCACGAGGACCACGAGCAGAACGCCTCGACGTCCACGGTCCGCCTCGTCGGATCCACGGGCGCCAACCAGTTCGCCTCGGTCTCCGCCGGCATCCAGGCGCTCTCCGGCCCGCTGCACGGTGGCGCGAACGAGGCCGTGCTCACCATGCTCGGCCAGATCCGCGACTCGGGTCAGAGTGTCTCGCGGTTCGTCGAGCGGGTGAAGAACAAGGAAGAGGGCGTGAAGCTCATGGGCTTCGGGCACCGGGTCTACAAGAACTACGACCCGCGTGCCAAGCTCGTCAAGGAAGCGGCCGACGAGGTGCTGAGCTCGCTCGGCGTCACCGACCCGCTTCTGGACCTCGCGAAGGAGCTCGAGGAGATCGCCCTCGCCGATGACTACTTCCGTGAGCGCCGGCTGTATCCGAACGTCGACTTCTACACGGGCGTGATCTACAAGGCGATGGGTTTCCCCACGCGCATGTTCACCGTCCTCTTCGCGATCGGCCGCCTCCCCGGCTGGCTCGCCCAGTGGCGCGAGCTCCAGCTCGACCCGCAGACCAAGATCGGCCGTCCGCAGCAGCTGTACACGGGGTCGCCGGAGCGCTCCTTCCCGACGCGCTGA
- a CDS encoding DEAD/DEAH box helicase: MPSFLDLGVPAELATVLAASGKTEAFAIQRDTLPDSLAGRDLLGRGRTGSGKTIAFALPLVARLAASGHKRRSGLPRGLVLAPTRELATQIAATVAPLAEAVGLRVTTVFGGVSQRPQEQALQGGVDIVVACPGRLEDLMKQQVVRLSAIEVTVLDEADHMADLGFLPGVTRILAATPSDGQRLLFSATLDRGIDTLARRFLTNAVSHEVDEASVPVGEMTHRVLVVDSPENKTVLVRDLASGTGRRILFTRTKHQAKKLAKQLTAAGIPAVDLHGNLSQNARERNLGAFSADPAEGGVRVLVATDVAARGVHVDNVDLVVHVDPPVEHKAYLHRSGRTARAGAAGTVVTVVLPEQRRDVKDLLRKAAITAPLENLTTDAVAELVPERAQHVRPAPPQPQQQRSAKQRPAGGEKSTATTPPSRRRRRPRSAGQGGAPGSQRQGGQGRQGARGAQGR; the protein is encoded by the coding sequence ATGCCTTCCTTCCTCGATCTCGGCGTTCCCGCCGAGCTCGCCACCGTTCTCGCCGCCTCCGGAAAGACCGAGGCGTTCGCGATCCAGCGCGACACCCTGCCCGACTCGCTCGCCGGCCGTGACCTCCTCGGTCGCGGACGCACGGGCAGCGGCAAGACCATCGCCTTCGCCCTCCCGCTCGTCGCCCGCCTGGCCGCGTCCGGCCACAAGCGGCGCTCCGGGCTCCCGCGCGGTCTCGTGCTCGCCCCCACCCGGGAGCTCGCGACCCAGATCGCCGCGACCGTCGCCCCGCTCGCGGAGGCCGTCGGCCTCCGCGTGACCACCGTGTTCGGCGGCGTCAGCCAGCGTCCGCAGGAGCAGGCACTGCAGGGCGGCGTCGACATCGTCGTCGCCTGCCCCGGCCGCCTGGAAGACCTCATGAAGCAGCAGGTCGTGCGCCTGAGCGCCATCGAGGTCACCGTGCTCGACGAGGCCGACCACATGGCCGACCTCGGCTTCCTCCCCGGAGTCACCCGCATCCTCGCGGCGACCCCGTCCGACGGCCAGCGTCTGCTCTTCAGCGCCACGCTCGACCGCGGCATCGACACGCTGGCGCGCCGGTTCCTCACGAACGCCGTCAGTCACGAGGTCGACGAGGCGAGCGTGCCCGTCGGCGAGATGACCCACCGGGTGCTCGTGGTCGACTCGCCGGAGAACAAGACCGTGCTGGTGCGCGATCTCGCCTCGGGCACCGGCCGCCGCATCCTCTTCACGCGCACCAAGCACCAGGCGAAGAAGCTCGCCAAGCAGCTCACCGCCGCCGGGATCCCCGCCGTCGACCTGCACGGCAATCTGTCCCAGAACGCGCGCGAGCGCAACCTCGGCGCCTTCTCGGCCGACCCGGCGGAGGGGGGCGTCCGCGTCCTCGTGGCCACGGACGTCGCCGCCCGCGGCGTGCACGTCGACAACGTCGACCTCGTCGTCCACGTCGACCCGCCCGTCGAGCACAAGGCGTACCTGCACCGTTCCGGCCGCACGGCCCGAGCCGGAGCCGCCGGCACGGTCGTGACCGTCGTCCTGCCCGAGCAGCGCCGCGACGTGAAGGATCTCCTGCGCAAGGCCGCGATCACGGCACCGCTGGAGAACCTCACCACCGACGCCGTCGCCGAGCTCGTTCCCGAGCGGGCCCAGCACGTGCGCCCCGCTCCCCCGCAGCCGCAGCAGCAGCGCTCCGCGAAGCAGCGACCGGCGGGCGGCGAGAAGAGCACCGCGACCACCCCGCCGTCCCGGCGTCGTCGTCGCCCGCGCTCCGCGGGTCAGGGCGGCGCCCCGGGCTCGCAGCGTCAGGGCGGCCAGGGCCGTCAGGGCGCCCGCGGCGCCCAGGGACGCTGA
- the dapD gene encoding 2,3,4,5-tetrahydropyridine-2,6-dicarboxylate N-succinyltransferase: MSDARSVWGLGLTTTASDGTVLDAWYPEVRSSAPSDAEVAAARAALEEQAGPDDRRDVTLAVIELTIDLDTPPASTADAYLRLHALSHLVVRPNELSLDGIFGHLPNVAWTNAGPVLPADAARLRPQLQRAGIQIQGLDKFPRLTDYVQPAGVRIADASRVRLGAHLSPGTTVMHEGFVNFNAGTLGASMVEGRISQGVVVGDGSDIGGGASIMGTLSGGGSHRVSIGARTLLGANAGIGISLGDDCVVEAGLYVTAGTKIVLADGPATADGGRKTIKGAELSGQDGLLFRRNSLTGAVEAVRRTGVGVTLNEALHA; the protein is encoded by the coding sequence ATGAGCGACGCACGATCTGTCTGGGGACTCGGCCTGACGACCACCGCGAGCGACGGCACGGTCCTCGACGCGTGGTACCCGGAGGTCCGCTCGTCCGCGCCGTCCGACGCCGAGGTCGCCGCGGCGCGCGCCGCCCTCGAGGAGCAGGCCGGTCCCGATGACCGCCGCGACGTCACGCTCGCGGTCATCGAGCTCACGATCGATCTGGACACGCCCCCGGCCTCCACGGCGGACGCCTATCTGCGTCTGCACGCCCTGTCGCACCTGGTCGTGCGGCCGAACGAGCTCTCGCTGGACGGCATCTTCGGTCATCTCCCGAACGTCGCCTGGACGAATGCCGGCCCCGTGCTGCCCGCCGATGCGGCACGTCTGCGTCCGCAGCTCCAGCGCGCCGGCATCCAGATCCAGGGGCTGGACAAGTTCCCACGGCTCACCGACTACGTGCAGCCCGCCGGGGTCCGCATCGCCGACGCCTCGCGCGTGCGGCTCGGGGCCCACCTCTCCCCCGGCACCACCGTCATGCACGAGGGGTTCGTCAACTTCAACGCCGGCACGCTGGGCGCCTCGATGGTCGAGGGACGCATCTCCCAGGGCGTGGTCGTCGGCGACGGCAGCGACATCGGCGGCGGAGCCTCCATCATGGGCACCCTCTCGGGTGGCGGGTCGCACCGCGTGTCGATCGGTGCGCGCACGCTCCTCGGCGCGAACGCCGGCATCGGCATCTCCCTCGGCGACGACTGCGTCGTGGAGGCCGGGCTCTATGTCACCGCGGGAACCAAGATCGTGCTGGCCGACGGGCCCGCGACGGCCGACGGCGGACGGAAGACGATCAAGGGTGCGGAACTGTCCGGTCAGGACGGACTCCTCTTCCGGCGCAACTCGCTCACGGGAGCCGTGGAAGCCGTCCGTCGCACGGGCGTCGGGGTCACGCTCAACGAGGCGCTCCACGCCTGA
- the dapE gene encoding succinyl-diaminopimelate desuccinylase — MVLDLTASSADITRAICDVPSVSGDEKTLADLIEEAVSGVPHLEVIRHGNTVVARTNLGRAQRVAIAGHIDTVPLNDNLPTRDIEIDGVPYLWGRGTVDMKAGVAVQLKLAAELTAPAIDVTWMWYDNEEVAASLNGLGLLAAARPDLFEADFAILGEPSDGEVEGGCNGTLRAIVRTTGVRAHSARAWIGENAIHRAAPILTRLSEYRAREVMVDGLLYREGLSAVRIAGGVAGNVIPDACEVEVNYRFAPNKSAADAEAHVRAVLAGFDVEITDAADGARPGLEADIARRFVAAVGAEPKPKYGWTDVARFSALGIPAVNYGPGDPHLAHHDEERVPLAQIDAVERGLRAWLTAH, encoded by the coding sequence ATGGTGCTCGATCTGACGGCGTCCTCCGCCGACATCACCCGCGCGATCTGCGACGTCCCGAGTGTCTCCGGCGACGAGAAGACCCTGGCCGATCTGATCGAGGAGGCCGTCTCGGGGGTGCCGCATCTCGAGGTCATCCGGCACGGCAACACAGTCGTCGCGCGCACGAACCTCGGCCGCGCGCAGCGCGTCGCGATCGCCGGGCACATCGACACCGTCCCCCTCAACGACAACCTGCCCACGCGCGACATCGAGATCGACGGCGTGCCGTATCTGTGGGGACGCGGCACGGTCGACATGAAGGCGGGGGTCGCGGTGCAGCTCAAGCTCGCCGCCGAACTCACCGCGCCCGCGATCGACGTGACCTGGATGTGGTACGACAACGAGGAGGTCGCGGCGTCGCTGAACGGCCTCGGGCTTCTCGCCGCGGCGCGTCCCGACCTGTTCGAGGCCGACTTCGCCATCCTTGGCGAACCGTCGGACGGCGAGGTCGAGGGCGGCTGCAACGGCACCCTGCGGGCGATCGTGCGCACCACGGGCGTGCGCGCGCACAGCGCTCGCGCCTGGATCGGCGAGAACGCGATCCACCGCGCGGCCCCCATCCTCACGCGGCTGTCGGAGTACCGGGCCCGCGAGGTGATGGTGGACGGGCTGCTCTATCGCGAGGGCCTCAGCGCGGTCCGGATCGCGGGTGGAGTGGCCGGCAACGTCATCCCCGACGCCTGTGAGGTCGAGGTCAACTACCGGTTCGCGCCGAACAAATCCGCTGCCGACGCCGAGGCGCATGTCCGGGCCGTGCTGGCGGGGTTCGACGTCGAGATCACGGACGCGGCGGACGGCGCGCGTCCGGGACTGGAGGCAGACATCGCGCGCCGGTTCGTCGCCGCTGTCGGTGCGGAGCCCAAACCGAAGTACGGCTGGACCGACGTCGCCCGCTTCTCGGCTCTCGGCATCCCGGCCGTCAACTACGGGCCGGGCGACCCGCACCTCGCCCACCATGACGAGGAGCGCGTGCCGCTCGCCCAGATCGACGCCGTCGAGCGGGGTCTGCGCGCATGGCTCACGGCACACTGA
- a CDS encoding DUF3117 domain-containing protein has translation MAAMKPRTGDGPMEAVKEGRLIIVRVPLEGGGRLVVSVNDAEAKELHDVLGAVVAPA, from the coding sequence ATGGCAGCGATGAAGCCGAGGACCGGAGACGGACCCATGGAGGCCGTGAAAGAGGGACGACTCATCATCGTGCGTGTTCCGCTCGAAGGAGGAGGCCGCCTGGTCGTCTCCGTGAACGACGCCGAGGCCAAGGAGCTTCACGACGTGCTCGGTGCCGTCGTCGCCCCGGCCTGA
- a CDS encoding O-methyltransferase, which produces MSEHDANARFLRESIVEPDSIARARAHAVELGAAPVSAVVGSQIAVLAAAATARSIVEIGTGAGVSGLWLLRGAPNAVLTSIDNEPEHLAAARQAFAEAKVPSTRARFIAGRAIDVLPRMNESSYDIVLVDADPENVIEYVEHGLRLARTGGMVLVPRILAGGRVADPVQRDEVTSAYRSLVQETQESSAVLATVSPAGEGLLQLIRLDDRA; this is translated from the coding sequence ATGAGCGAGCACGACGCCAACGCGCGCTTCCTTCGCGAGTCCATCGTGGAGCCCGACTCCATCGCCCGCGCCCGCGCCCACGCCGTCGAGCTCGGGGCGGCCCCCGTGAGTGCCGTCGTCGGCTCGCAGATCGCGGTGCTCGCCGCCGCCGCCACCGCCCGCTCCATCGTCGAGATCGGCACCGGCGCCGGCGTCTCCGGACTGTGGCTGCTGCGCGGCGCCCCGAACGCGGTGCTGACATCGATCGACAACGAGCCCGAACACCTCGCCGCCGCTCGCCAGGCGTTCGCCGAGGCGAAGGTGCCGTCCACCCGCGCCCGCTTCATCGCGGGGCGCGCGATCGACGTCCTGCCGCGCATGAACGAGTCGTCCTACGACATCGTCCTCGTGGACGCCGACCCGGAGAACGTCATCGAATACGTCGAGCACGGACTCCGCCTCGCCCGGACCGGCGGCATGGTGCTCGTGCCGCGGATCCTCGCCGGCGGGCGCGTGGCCGATCCGGTGCAGCGCGACGAGGTCACGTCCGCCTACCGATCCCTCGTACAGGAGACGCAGGAGTCGTCGGCCGTGCTGGCCACCGTCTCCCCCGCCGGAGAGGGCCTGCTGCAGCTGATCCGCCTGGACGACCGCGCCTGA
- a CDS encoding twin-arginine translocase TatA/TatE family subunit, translating into MTFGLTFEKLLLIGLIAVLIIGPERLPRAAEGFARIVRKAGEYIRDTKSRVREEMGPELDDVDWRKLDPRQYDPRRIIRDALLEEPQPATPAQATATIAEPVAPRTPPPSFSADNRPPFDSEAT; encoded by the coding sequence ATGACGTTCGGCCTCACCTTCGAGAAGCTGCTGCTCATCGGCCTGATCGCCGTGCTGATCATCGGCCCCGAGCGTCTTCCCCGTGCCGCCGAAGGGTTCGCGCGCATCGTGCGCAAGGCCGGCGAGTACATCCGCGACACGAAGTCACGGGTGCGGGAGGAGATGGGGCCGGAGCTCGACGACGTCGACTGGCGCAAGCTCGATCCGCGTCAGTACGATCCCCGCCGCATCATCCGCGACGCGCTCCTGGAGGAGCCGCAGCCCGCGACCCCCGCCCAGGCGACCGCGACGATCGCCGAGCCGGTCGCCCCGCGCACACCGCCGCCCTCGTTCAGCGCGGACAACCGGCCGCCGTTCGACTCCGAGGCGACCTGA
- a CDS encoding YcxB family protein produces MPHRSVTVDETLQRRMARDAAVFALTRPAAIVMWIALAAGLLLSVLTLFGRVAAGDEVSTIVAWLPAVTVALGVYAVVLTTANARRAVRAAMPVDAVVWVALEDDVLQLGSGRRRSEIPYRTFQSLRVGRDAVLFKVRDASVATAIPRSLFSDDEVALLRTRIG; encoded by the coding sequence ATGCCGCACCGCTCCGTGACCGTCGATGAGACGCTGCAACGGCGGATGGCGCGCGACGCCGCCGTGTTCGCACTGACCCGTCCGGCCGCGATCGTGATGTGGATCGCCCTCGCCGCCGGTCTCCTGCTCAGTGTCCTCACGCTCTTCGGCCGGGTGGCCGCCGGGGACGAGGTCAGCACGATCGTCGCATGGTTGCCGGCCGTCACCGTCGCTCTCGGGGTCTACGCCGTCGTGCTGACGACGGCCAACGCGCGCCGGGCGGTCCGGGCCGCGATGCCCGTCGACGCCGTCGTCTGGGTGGCCCTGGAGGACGACGTGCTGCAGCTCGGGAGCGGACGTCGCCGGTCCGAGATCCCCTACCGCACGTTCCAGAGCCTGCGCGTCGGGCGGGACGCGGTGCTCTTCAAGGTGCGCGACGCCTCCGTCGCCACGGCGATCCCCCGCTCCCTGTTCAGCGACGACGAGGTGGCGCTGCTCCGGACCCGGATCGGCTGA
- a CDS encoding Mrp/NBP35 family ATP-binding protein, producing the protein MTAAESVRSAVAAVTDPELRRPIGDLDMVRDIRVEDGVAHVGIVLTIVGCPAADRIERDVHGAAAAVPGITAVEVEVGVMTPAERKALTERLRAGRPARHMPFGPDSLTRVILVSSGKGGVGKSTVTANLAVALADHGLAVGLVDADVHGFSIPGLLGIPAGTQPTRIDDLMLPPVAHGVKTISIGMFLRDGEAVVAWRGPMLHRTVSQFLTDVFFGDLDVLLIDMPPGTGDIAISIGQLLPHAEVLVVTTPQPAASDVAIRSGLVARQTGQRVIGVVENMAAYTLPDGTVVDLFGAGGGASVADALSEPDAPVPLLASIPLSPALRQGGDEGVPVVAAAPDDAAAQAIRALAAGLARQGRGLAGRSLPMSIA; encoded by the coding sequence ATGACGGCGGCGGAGAGCGTCCGGTCGGCGGTGGCGGCGGTGACCGATCCGGAGCTGCGTCGCCCGATCGGCGACCTGGACATGGTGCGGGACATCCGCGTGGAGGACGGCGTCGCCCACGTCGGCATCGTGCTGACGATCGTGGGGTGTCCCGCCGCCGACCGCATCGAGCGCGATGTGCACGGGGCCGCCGCGGCGGTCCCCGGCATCACGGCCGTCGAGGTCGAGGTGGGCGTGATGACCCCGGCCGAGCGGAAGGCCCTCACCGAGCGGCTGCGCGCCGGACGACCCGCACGGCACATGCCGTTCGGGCCCGACTCGCTCACCCGCGTCATCCTCGTCTCCAGCGGCAAGGGCGGGGTCGGCAAGTCGACGGTCACCGCCAACCTCGCCGTCGCCCTCGCCGATCACGGGCTCGCGGTCGGGCTCGTCGACGCGGACGTGCACGGCTTCTCCATCCCCGGCCTGCTGGGCATCCCCGCCGGTACGCAGCCGACCCGCATCGACGACCTCATGCTGCCGCCGGTGGCGCACGGCGTGAAGACCATCTCCATCGGGATGTTCCTCCGCGATGGAGAGGCCGTCGTGGCCTGGCGCGGACCGATGCTGCACCGCACGGTCTCCCAGTTCCTCACCGACGTCTTCTTCGGCGACCTGGACGTCCTCCTCATCGACATGCCGCCCGGCACCGGAGACATCGCCATCTCGATCGGACAGCTCCTCCCCCACGCCGAGGTGCTCGTCGTGACCACGCCGCAGCCCGCCGCATCGGACGTCGCGATCCGCAGCGGGCTCGTGGCACGCCAGACCGGGCAGCGCGTCATCGGCGTCGTCGAGAACATGGCGGCGTACACGCTCCCGGACGGCACCGTGGTCGACCTGTTCGGGGCCGGTGGCGGCGCCTCCGTCGCCGACGCCCTCTCCGAGCCCGACGCCCCGGTGCCCCTCCTGGCCTCGATCCCCCTCAGCCCCGCCCTGCGCCAGGGGGGCGATGAGGGGGTGCCGGTGGTCGCGGCCGCCCCGGACGACGCCGCCGCGCAGGCGATACGGGCGCTGGCCGCCGGGCTCGCCCGCCAGGGGCGAGGCCTCGCCGGCCGCTCCCTGCCGATGTCGATCGCATGA
- a CDS encoding DUF1003 domain-containing protein encodes MARKERAARLDAPGRTSTRPRSTSRDRFGRFTEWVARAMGTPAFLVILSLFCILWIGWNTLMPREVRFDDAALGFTALTLMLSLQASYAAPLILLAQNRQDDRDRVQIEQDRQRAERNLADTEYLAREIVALRMSLEERNSQVVTRDVLRQELRALLAELGESDEKTAGGTGS; translated from the coding sequence ATGGCGCGCAAGGAACGGGCCGCCCGCCTGGACGCCCCCGGACGGACCAGCACGCGCCCCCGTTCGACGTCGCGCGACCGCTTCGGCCGGTTCACGGAGTGGGTCGCCCGCGCGATGGGCACCCCGGCGTTCCTCGTCATCCTGAGCCTCTTCTGCATCCTCTGGATCGGCTGGAACACGCTGATGCCGCGAGAGGTGCGCTTCGACGACGCCGCGCTCGGGTTCACGGCGCTCACCCTCATGCTGTCGCTGCAGGCGTCCTACGCCGCCCCGCTCATCCTCCTCGCGCAGAACCGACAGGACGACCGCGACCGGGTCCAGATCGAGCAGGACCGGCAGCGGGCCGAGCGCAACCTCGCCGACACCGAGTACCTCGCCCGCGAGATCGTCGCGCTGCGGATGTCGCTGGAGGAGCGCAACTCCCAGGTCGTCACGCGTGACGTCCTGCGGCAGGAGCTCCGGGCCCTCCTGGCCGAGCTGGGCGAGTCCGACGAGAAGACCGCAGGCGGCACCGGATCATGA